A portion of the Eulemur rufifrons isolate Redbay chromosome 30, OSU_ERuf_1, whole genome shotgun sequence genome contains these proteins:
- the LOC138378080 gene encoding melanoma-associated antigen D4-like yields MAEGSYSVESENHSVEAMDEGSHEVREGGMAEGNDYEEFGAFGGYGTFTSFDMHILRAFGSLGPGLRILANEPWELENPVLAQTLVEALQLDPETLANETAARAANIARSAASNRANRAAARAAAAAARASLNQAFTDHRVATPRALGDSVQPTTRTEAQGATPETPLASPQISQMFVSSEVAVPGAPATSTQSQAASAAQEAATEGPSTACAFSEAPRASEVDATRPKAAFLGQNDVFDFTQPAGVSGMAFPRPKRPAPAQEAATEGPSAASGVAQAAPAREAAATRPKATKSGKALAKTRWVEPQNVVAAAAAKAKMATSIPEPEGAAATAQHSAEPWTRMGGKRTKKSKHLDDEYESSEEEREPPTVPQTWRASQPSVTARAQSAPRTPMAPRSQIPSRHVLCLPPRNVTLLQERANKLVKYLMIKDYKKIPIKRSDMLKDVIREYDEHFPEIIERATYTLEKKFGIHLKEIDKEEHLYILICTRDSSARLLGKTKDTPRLSLLLVILGVIFMKGNRASEAVLWEALRKMGLRPGVRHPFLGDLRKLITEEFVKQKYLEYKKIPNSNPPEYEFLWGLRARHETSKMRVLRFIAQNQNRDPREWKAHFLEAVDDAFKTMDVDMAEEHARAQMRAQMNIGEEALVGRWSWDDIQAELLTWDEDGDFGDAWARIPFAFWARYHQYILNSNRANRRATWRAGVSSGTNGGASTSVLDGPSTSSTIRTRNAARIGASFFSWIQ; encoded by the exons ATGGCAGAGGGAAGCTACAGCGTGGAATCGGAAAACCACAGCGTGGAAGCCATGGATGAGGGGAGCCACgaggtcagggagggagggatggccGAAGGCAACGACTATGAAGAGTTTGGTGCTTTTGGTGGCTATGGCACCTTCACCAGCTTTGACATGCACATCCTCAGAGCCTTCGGCAGCTTGGGTCCAGGCCTTCGCATCTTAGCG AATGAGCCCTGGGAACTGGAAAACCCTGTGCTGGCCCAGACCCTGGTGGAGGCCTTGCAGCTGGATCCGGAAACACTTGCCAACGAGACGGCCGCCCGTGCCGCCAACATAGCCCGCTCTGCCGCCTCCAACCGTGCCAATCGGGCGGCCgcccgggccgccgccgccgccgcccgggccTCCTTGAACCAGGCGTTCACTGACCACCGGGTGGCCACACCTCGGGCCTTGGGAGACAGTGTGCAGCCCACGACCCGCACCGAGGCTCAGGGGGCCACCCCTGAGACACCCCTGGCTTCTCCGCAGATCTCCCAGATGTTTGTCTCCAGTGAGGTGGCTGTCCCTGGGGCTCCAGCAACCTCCACGCAGTCCCAGGCAGCCTCCGCGGCCCAGGAGGCTGCTACCGAGGGCCCTAGTACGGCCTGTGCTTTCTCTGAGGCCCCACGTGCCAGTGAGGTGGATGCCACCCGGCCCAAGGCAGCGTTTCTGGGCCAGAACGATGTCTTTGATTTCACTCAGCCGGCAGGTGTCAGCGGCATGGCCTTCCCACGCCCCAAGAGACCTGCCCCGGCCCAAGAGGCTGCCACGGAGGGCCCCAGTGCTGCCTCCGGTGTGGCCCAGGCCGCACCTGCCAGGGAGGCGGCAGCCACCCGGCCCAAGGCGACCAAGTCTGGGAAGGCTCTGGCCAAGACCCGGTGGGTGGAGCCTCAGAATGTtgtggctgcagctgctgccaAGGCCAAGATGGCCACAAGCATCCCTGAGCCCGAGGGTGCAGCTGCCACCGCTCAGCACAGTGCCGAGCCCTGGACCAGGATGGGAGGCAAGAGGACAAAGAAG TCCAAGCACCTGGATGATGAATATGAGAGCAGCGAGGAGGAGAGAGAGCCCCCTACGGTCCCACAGACCTGGAGAGCATCGCAGCCCTCGGTGACGGCGCGGGCGCAGTCGGCCCCTCGGACCCCGATGGCCCCGAGGTCCCAGATACCCTCAAGGCACGTACTGTGCTTGCCCCCCCGCAACGTGACCCTTCTGCAAGAGAGG GCAAATAAGTTGGTGAAATACCTGATGATTAAGGACTACAAGAAGATTCCCATCAAGCGCTCAG ACATGCTGAAGGACGTCATCCGAGAATACGACGAACATTTCCCCGAGATCATTGAACGAGCAACATACACTCTGGAAAAG AAGTTTGGGATCCACCTGAAGGAAATCGACAAGGAAGAACACCTGTACATTCTGATCTGCACACGGGATTCCTCAGCTCGCCTCCTTGGAAA GACCAAGGACACTCCCAGGCTGAGTCTCCTCTTGGTGATCCTGGGCGTCATCTTCATGAAGGGCAACCGTGCCAGCGAGG CTGTCCTGTGGGAGGCGCTACGCAAGATGGGACTGCGCCCCGG GGTGAGGCACCCGTTCCTTGGCGACCTGAGGAAACTCATCACAGAAGAATTTGTGAAGCAGAA GTACCTGGAATACAAGAAGATCCCCAACAGCAACCCCCCCGAGTACGAGTTCCTGTGGGGCCTGCGAGCCCGCCACGAGACCAGCAAGATGCGGGTCCTGAGATTCATCGCCCAG AATCAGAATCGAGACCCCCGGGAATGGAAGGCTCATTTCCTGGAGGCCGTGGACGACGCTTTCAAGACTATGGATGTGGACATGGCTGAGGAACATGCCAGGGCCCAGATGCGGGCCCAGATGAACATCGGGGAGGAAGCTCTGGTTGGACGGTGGAGCTGGGACGACATCCAGGCCGAGCTCCTGACCTGGGATGAGGACGGAGATTTTGGCGACGCCTGGGCCAGGATCCCCTTTGCCTTCTGGGCCAGATACCATCAGTACATTCTGAATAGCAACCGTGCCAACCGCAGGGCCACTTGGAGAGCTGGTGTCAGCAGTGGCACCAACGGTGGGGCCAGCACCAGCGTCCTAGATGGCCCCAGCACCAGCTCCACCATCCGGACCCGAAATGCCGCCAGGATTGGCGCCAGCTTCTTCTCCTGGATCCAGTAA